Proteins encoded within one genomic window of Candidatus Melainabacteria bacterium RIFOXYA2_FULL_32_9:
- a CDS encoding 4-hydroxy-3-methylbut-2-enyl diphosphate reductase: MVSKNVKLANHAGFCYGVKRAVDLSVKIKEDNPSTPVYILGQLIHNTQVIEYLSSIGIHTIETIPEKLNGICIIRTHGVTPQTIQELEQKECQIIDATCPDVKRVQNKARSLAEEGYKVIIIGKPDHPEVIAIKAHADLCSENEAIVISSEEEVEKYLSTIKKSKKIGIVIQTTQTHGNFKKILPIIAEYSTELKVYNTICSATFKRQQEAMTLAKEVELMIIVGSKSSANTTHLAEIVSQIKKTIHIETEKELDTYKDLINITSKIGITAGASTPGFIIDQVIERIGE; the protein is encoded by the coding sequence TTGGTTTCAAAAAATGTTAAATTAGCTAATCATGCTGGTTTTTGCTACGGGGTAAAAAGAGCTGTAGACTTATCAGTCAAGATCAAGGAAGATAATCCCAGTACTCCAGTTTATATATTAGGTCAGTTAATTCATAATACTCAGGTAATCGAATATCTGAGTAGTATTGGCATTCATACTATTGAAACTATACCTGAAAAGTTAAATGGAATATGCATAATAAGAACTCATGGAGTAACTCCCCAAACTATACAGGAGCTTGAACAAAAAGAATGCCAGATAATTGATGCGACTTGTCCTGATGTAAAGAGAGTTCAAAATAAAGCCAGATCCCTAGCAGAAGAAGGCTATAAAGTTATTATAATAGGAAAACCGGATCACCCCGAGGTTATTGCAATAAAGGCTCACGCAGATTTATGTTCAGAAAATGAAGCTATTGTGATATCTTCAGAAGAGGAGGTAGAGAAATATCTTAGTACAATTAAAAAGTCAAAAAAAATTGGCATTGTAATTCAAACAACACAGACACATGGTAATTTTAAGAAAATTTTACCTATTATTGCTGAATATTCTACAGAATTAAAAGTCTATAATACTATATGTTCAGCAACATTTAAAAGACAACAAGAAGCAATGACACTTGCAAAAGAAGTTGAACTTATGATAATAGTTGGAAGTAAATCAAGTGCTAATACTACTCATCTGGCAGAGATTGTAAGTCAAATAAAAAAAACTATACATATAGAAACAGAAAAAGAACTGGATACCTATAAGGATTTAATTAATATAACTAGCAAAATAGGCATTACGGCAGGTGCATCTACTCCAGGATTTATAATCGATCAAGTTATTGAAAGAATAGGAGAATAA